In Treponema denticola, one genomic interval encodes:
- a CDS encoding GxxExxY protein, whose protein sequence is MTEDEISKIVIDSAIDVHKFLGPGLLESSYEQCLFYELLQAGLKVERQKSFPIQYKEVIIDSGYRVDLFVENKVIVELKTVDKIADVHVAQVLTYLKLSKCKLGLLLNFNTKLLKDGIKRIANGL, encoded by the coding sequence ATGACTGAAGATGAAATTTCTAAAATAGTAATTGACTCAGCAATTGATGTCCACAAATTTTTAGGCCCCGGCCTCTTGGAAAGCAGCTATGAGCAATGTCTTTTTTACGAACTTCTTCAGGCAGGATTAAAAGTTGAACGGCAAAAGAGTTTCCCGATTCAATACAAAGAAGTAATAATCGATTCAGGATATAGAGTCGATTTGTTTGTAGAAAATAAAGTAATAGTTGAGCTAAAGACTGTTGATAAGATAGCTGATGTTCATGTTGCTCAAGTACTTACATACTTAAAATTATCAAAATGCAAACTTGGTTTATTGCTTAATTTTAATACCAAACTTTTAAAGGACGGAATTAAACGAATAGCAAATGGACTATAA
- a CDS encoding ABC transporter ATP-binding protein, whose protein sequence is MESKERGLIKNSLYMLKNILKTDKILFFLMVLYIPVFVFSPLASAYLPRAVIESIQNKAGISVFIQNFLIIAFIVAALKALETFLNARFNCRGSYRRIELMTELYKKMWTMSYKNIASQEGILSLEKARDMIDNDYSISQQFPKKISSLIVSIVGIFFFGSLIASINPILIGLIFISGTVSYFYGKYEIKKNKEINEVLKKEHHKMRYLTQRACDYKFAKDIKLYKIETWIVQAYKSSLKIINKCYGKIKTVNFIGATISALFIFLRDGLAYIYLTGMVLNKEIGIGEFIFLFSIIKTFSGWLLGIISQITLLKRESLSIDYYRDFCELDDGLTKGKGIPLPKKFDIELKNVSFKYGESERYIFKDLNLRIEDKEKLAIVGVNGAGKTTLTCLIMNLLQPTEGEVLLNGKNINEYNIDEYYSLFSTVFQDMYVLPDTIKNLVTAGNKKFNQDDFDSALKQSGLQKTIENLNEKENTYLVKGVWPNAIDLSGGQEQRLMLARALYKNGHISILDEPTAALDPIAESQIYSEYNNMTKDKTSIFISHRLASTRFCDRIILIENGKIIEEGSHSDLIKQNGEYKKMFDIQSSYYQDNKIKE, encoded by the coding sequence ATGGAGTCAAAAGAAAGAGGCCTTATAAAAAACAGCCTTTATATGTTAAAAAACATTCTTAAAACCGATAAGATTCTTTTTTTTCTGATGGTTTTGTACATACCGGTCTTTGTTTTTTCGCCTCTTGCAAGTGCCTACTTGCCTAGGGCGGTAATAGAATCGATTCAAAATAAGGCAGGAATTTCCGTCTTTATTCAAAATTTTTTGATTATAGCCTTTATTGTAGCAGCCTTAAAAGCTCTTGAAACCTTCCTCAATGCAAGGTTTAATTGCCGCGGATCTTACCGGAGAATAGAGCTTATGACAGAGCTTTACAAAAAAATGTGGACGATGTCATATAAAAATATTGCTTCACAAGAAGGAATTTTAAGTTTGGAAAAAGCAAGAGATATGATAGATAATGATTACTCAATAAGCCAGCAGTTCCCGAAGAAAATAAGCAGCCTTATTGTAAGTATTGTCGGCATCTTCTTTTTCGGAAGCCTTATTGCTTCTATCAATCCTATTCTTATCGGATTAATTTTTATATCGGGAACAGTAAGTTATTTTTACGGAAAATATGAGATAAAAAAGAATAAAGAAATAAATGAAGTCTTAAAAAAAGAACATCATAAGATGAGGTATCTTACGCAAAGGGCTTGTGATTATAAATTTGCTAAAGATATAAAACTCTACAAGATAGAAACTTGGATAGTGCAAGCATATAAGAGTTCTTTAAAAATAATAAACAAATGTTACGGAAAAATAAAAACCGTAAATTTTATCGGTGCCACTATATCGGCTCTTTTTATATTTTTAAGAGACGGCCTTGCCTATATTTATTTAACCGGAATGGTTTTAAACAAAGAGATCGGCATAGGAGAATTTATCTTTTTATTTTCTATTATAAAAACATTTTCAGGCTGGTTATTGGGAATTATTTCGCAGATTACTCTCTTAAAAAGAGAAAGTTTAAGCATAGACTATTACCGCGATTTTTGCGAGCTTGATGACGGATTAACCAAAGGTAAAGGCATTCCTCTTCCTAAAAAATTCGATATAGAGTTAAAAAATGTTTCTTTTAAATATGGCGAATCTGAGAGATATATTTTTAAAGATTTAAATTTGCGCATAGAAGATAAAGAAAAACTTGCAATAGTCGGAGTAAATGGAGCCGGAAAAACTACCCTGACCTGTTTGATAATGAATTTGCTTCAACCCACTGAAGGTGAAGTTTTATTAAACGGAAAAAATATAAACGAATACAATATTGATGAATACTATTCTTTATTTTCAACTGTTTTTCAGGATATGTATGTTTTACCCGATACTATTAAAAATCTGGTTACCGCAGGAAATAAAAAATTTAACCAAGATGACTTTGATTCTGCCCTAAAACAATCCGGCTTACAAAAAACTATTGAGAACTTAAACGAAAAGGAAAACACCTATCTTGTAAAAGGAGTTTGGCCTAATGCGATAGACCTTTCAGGCGGACAAGAACAGCGTCTTATGCTTGCAAGAGCTCTATATAAAAATGGACATATTTCTATTTTAGATGAACCTACAGCGGCTCTTGACCCTATAGCGGAAAGTCAAATTTATTCCGAGTACAATAATATGACAAAGGATAAAACTTCTATATTTATTTCGCATAGACTGGCATCAACCCGTTTTTGCGATAGAATTATCTTAATCGAGAACGGTAAAATAATAGAAGAAGGAAGTCATTCGGACTTAATAAAACAAAACGGAGAATATAAAAAAATGTTCGATATACAAAGCTCATACTATCAAGACAATAAAATAAAGGAATAA
- a CDS encoding ACP S-malonyltransferase — MNSIFLFSGQGAQFKGMAQDILDEYGAAKDLIKKIGDITGEDIDALLRHTENEELSRSDKSQLAIIAVETAILTVLKEKGISPSAVAGFSLGEFSALYASGILSFEDMIRIVQKRGAIMQAACDKIAAKATEGSGSLGMSAILKLEPEKVLELLKPYSGPKSGIVFAANMNSPVQTVISGTAEGLSLAENLCKEAGAKRCVRLAVAGPFHSPLMEEAAKGFEEVLKSFNFKAPQIPVFSNVTGKQVRSGEEAKANAVLHLTHPVLWTSEEKEIASLSGSLKPCRLLEVGPGNTLCNLWRDSGFASDELACSPTGTLDQLNKIIE, encoded by the coding sequence ATGAACAGTATATTTTTATTTTCGGGGCAGGGTGCCCAATTTAAGGGTATGGCTCAAGATATTCTTGACGAATACGGTGCCGCAAAGGACCTAATCAAAAAAATCGGCGATATAACCGGAGAGGATATCGATGCCCTTTTACGGCACACCGAAAACGAAGAACTTTCAAGGAGCGATAAGAGCCAGTTGGCTATAATTGCGGTTGAGACGGCTATTCTTACCGTTTTAAAAGAAAAAGGAATAAGCCCATCAGCCGTTGCAGGTTTCAGTCTGGGTGAGTTTTCAGCCCTCTATGCTTCCGGTATTTTAAGCTTTGAAGATATGATACGCATCGTACAAAAACGGGGGGCTATTATGCAGGCAGCCTGCGATAAGATTGCAGCAAAGGCAACAGAGGGCTCCGGTTCCCTGGGTATGTCGGCTATTTTAAAACTTGAGCCCGAAAAGGTTCTGGAGCTATTAAAACCCTATTCCGGCCCTAAAAGCGGAATAGTATTTGCCGCCAATATGAATAGTCCCGTTCAAACCGTTATTTCGGGAACAGCGGAGGGTTTAAGCCTTGCCGAAAACTTGTGCAAGGAAGCCGGAGCAAAAAGATGCGTCCGCCTTGCGGTTGCAGGCCCCTTCCACTCCCCCCTAATGGAAGAAGCGGCAAAAGGATTTGAAGAGGTCTTAAAAAGCTTCAACTTTAAAGCCCCTCAAATCCCGGTATTTTCAAATGTTACGGGCAAGCAAGTAAGATCGGGAGAAGAAGCAAAAGCAAACGCAGTTCTTCACCTTACCCACCCCGTCCTATGGACGAGCGAAGAAAAGGAAATCGCTTCTTTAAGCGGAAGCTTAAAACCCTGCCGCCTCTTGGAAGTAGGTCCGGGAAACACCCTGTGCAATCTTTGGAGAGACAGCGGTTTTGCATCGGATGAACTCGCATGTTCACCGACAGGCACTTTAGACCAATTAAACAAGATTATAGAATAG
- the atcS gene encoding histidine kinase AtcS, which translates to MFIFILVLSSILLLFILLYFLIRRTVNKRFDDFENGLINKYYEDVDSIYKKMRGWRHDFHNHIQVMKAYLEFKNYDELESYLNNLTDDLIKVDSVIKTGNLMSDAILNTKAAIALSHDIKLNIKASIPQNITLSDLELCVIIGNLFDNAIEGTLSLKEKEKRFIRVYIRKLNDNLYISFTNSCEGRRKKTQGKFLTTKEGKDHGFGSSRIDAIVKKYSAFINRQSEEGAFAVELMFPLLLNSNPQF; encoded by the coding sequence ATGTTCATTTTTATACTTGTTTTAAGCTCAATCCTTTTGCTGTTTATACTTCTGTACTTTTTAATTAGAAGAACCGTCAATAAACGTTTTGATGATTTTGAAAACGGTCTTATTAATAAATACTACGAGGATGTAGATTCCATCTATAAAAAAATGCGCGGCTGGCGGCACGACTTTCATAATCATATTCAAGTTATGAAGGCTTATCTTGAATTTAAAAACTATGATGAACTTGAAAGTTATTTAAACAATCTAACCGATGACTTGATTAAGGTAGACAGTGTAATCAAAACCGGAAACTTGATGAGCGATGCAATCTTAAATACAAAGGCCGCTATCGCTCTTTCCCATGATATAAAACTAAACATAAAAGCCTCCATTCCTCAAAACATAACCTTAAGCGACCTTGAACTTTGCGTAATAATAGGGAACCTTTTTGACAATGCCATTGAGGGGACTTTAAGTCTAAAAGAAAAAGAGAAAAGATTTATAAGGGTGTACATAAGAAAATTAAACGACAATCTCTATATCTCGTTTACAAATTCTTGCGAGGGCCGCCGCAAAAAGACCCAAGGAAAATTTCTTACAACAAAAGAAGGTAAAGATCACGGCTTCGGCTCAAGCCGCATCGATGCAATAGTAAAAAAATATTCCGCCTTTATAAACCGCCAAAGCGAAGAAGGCGCCTTCGCCGTAGAACTCATGTTTCCGCTTCTCTTGAACAGCAACCCGCAGTTTTAA
- a CDS encoding ABC transporter ATP-binding protein, translating into MKKRGVLRNWGYLLKNMAETDKLLFLLIFACVPIAILMPYLQAFLPRAVIEGLQNKTELQSYLLKILLIAMALAVTVLLEQTVKWLLEMKGQRQRGRFSKELSKHAIKVDYEKMAAVSFAQSFDLAIEAIAGDIAITGQSANITANFLTSLFGIIAFAPLIINIQPVLILIIFISFLTNYFYGIFLTNYDEKITEQNKGVNRKLHYIAYKSINYKYAKDIRLYKMSDWFFKSYQTYNNERRRWERKLSGKRFLGDLIAGLFVFIRDGLAYFYLITQIFTGKIGIAQFVFLFPIITSFSDWLISLSTQITELRTGSLKLDYLRNFFDTCNDNRKSKGAPLPVSFNIELKNVSYKYPESDKLILKDINLNIKQNEKIAIVGVNGAGKTTLINLIMNLFFPTQGDVFIGGKNTKDYSQDELLPIFGAVFQETFIPPETIKNIICASSDSHDETKFQKAVKDSGFEKTILELPQKENTYLVKSTRKEAVDLSGGQNQRLMLARVLYRDAPILILDEPTAALDPIAESEIYEHYNKMTQNKTSIFISHRLASTRFCDRIILIEDGKIIEEGTHESLMAKGGKYAEMFNIQSTYYTEK; encoded by the coding sequence ATGAAAAAACGAGGTGTTTTACGGAATTGGGGCTATCTACTAAAAAACATGGCCGAAACCGACAAGCTATTATTTTTACTTATATTTGCCTGTGTACCGATTGCAATACTTATGCCTTACCTGCAAGCTTTTTTACCGAGGGCTGTAATCGAGGGTTTACAAAATAAAACGGAGCTTCAATCCTATCTGCTAAAAATTCTTTTAATAGCAATGGCTCTTGCCGTTACAGTGCTTTTAGAACAAACCGTAAAATGGCTGCTCGAAATGAAGGGGCAAAGGCAAAGAGGAAGGTTTTCAAAAGAGCTAAGTAAACACGCAATAAAGGTTGATTATGAAAAAATGGCAGCAGTTTCCTTTGCTCAAAGCTTCGACCTTGCAATAGAAGCAATTGCCGGAGATATAGCTATTACAGGACAGTCTGCAAATATAACCGCAAATTTTTTAACAAGTCTTTTCGGTATAATTGCATTTGCTCCATTAATCATCAATATACAACCTGTTTTAATTTTAATCATCTTTATTTCATTTTTGACAAATTATTTTTATGGAATTTTTCTAACAAATTATGATGAAAAGATAACCGAACAAAATAAGGGAGTAAACCGTAAGCTGCACTACATTGCTTATAAGAGTATCAATTATAAATATGCAAAAGATATAAGACTATATAAAATGTCCGATTGGTTTTTTAAAAGCTATCAAACCTACAACAACGAAAGAAGAAGATGGGAGCGGAAATTAAGCGGCAAGCGTTTTCTAGGCGATTTAATCGCAGGACTTTTTGTATTTATCAGAGACGGCCTTGCATACTTTTATCTTATTACTCAAATATTTACAGGAAAAATCGGAATAGCCCAATTTGTTTTCCTGTTTCCTATTATTACAAGTTTTTCTGATTGGCTTATTTCCCTTTCCACCCAAATAACCGAATTGCGTACAGGCAGTCTAAAGCTGGATTATCTTCGTAATTTTTTTGACACATGTAATGATAACCGTAAAAGCAAGGGAGCACCCCTGCCGGTTTCTTTTAATATAGAATTAAAAAATGTTTCTTATAAATATCCCGAATCGGATAAGCTTATTTTAAAAGATATTAACTTGAATATTAAACAAAACGAAAAAATTGCCATAGTCGGAGTAAACGGTGCAGGAAAAACAACCCTCATCAATTTGATTATGAATTTATTTTTCCCGACTCAAGGAGATGTTTTTATAGGAGGAAAAAACACAAAGGACTATTCCCAAGATGAACTCCTTCCGATTTTTGGAGCGGTGTTTCAAGAGACCTTTATACCTCCTGAAACAATTAAAAATATTATATGTGCATCTTCCGATTCACATGATGAAACAAAGTTCCAAAAAGCAGTAAAAGACTCCGGCTTTGAAAAAACTATTTTAGAACTTCCTCAAAAAGAAAATACTTATTTGGTAAAAAGTACAAGAAAAGAAGCCGTCGATTTATCGGGAGGACAAAACCAGCGGTTAATGCTTGCAAGAGTTTTATATAGAGATGCCCCAATCCTTATTTTGGATGAGCCTACTGCAGCCCTAGACCCGATAGCCGAAAGTGAAATATACGAGCATTACAATAAAATGACTCAAAACAAAACTTCAATCTTTATTTCGCACAGATTGGCTTCTACAAGATTTTGTGACAGGATTATTTTAATAGAAGACGGAAAAATTATCGAAGAGGGAACCCATGAAAGCCTTATGGCTAAGGGCGGCAAGTATGCCGAAATGTTTAATATACAGTCAACATATTATACGGAAAAATAA
- the atcR gene encoding response regulator transcription factor AtcR, with protein MLKIAVIEDNEVQSRLLKNYANEWANKNNILPEIKLFSSGEQFWFEFEELSDIDIILLDIQMSRISGIELAKKIRKTKTDAVIIFITGIPDYMQEGYDVEALHYLLKPVKKEKLFDCLDRALKKQDKVKEENFVFSCEGRLTKLKQSEIVFIESISHNLKIKTLKSEYITRMNLSEAEEKLNSKLFVKTHRAFIANLMHIRQLQKDKAVLADNTLIPISRREYKNVNTLFIGFFTQGET; from the coding sequence ATGCTTAAAATAGCCGTCATCGAAGATAATGAAGTTCAATCCAGACTCCTAAAAAACTATGCAAACGAATGGGCAAATAAAAATAATATTTTGCCGGAAATTAAACTTTTTTCTTCAGGCGAACAGTTTTGGTTTGAGTTTGAAGAGCTTTCCGATATAGATATAATCTTATTGGATATACAGATGTCTAGGATAAGCGGTATCGAACTTGCCAAAAAAATAAGAAAAACAAAAACCGATGCAGTTATCATCTTTATAACAGGTATACCCGACTATATGCAGGAAGGGTATGATGTTGAAGCTTTACACTATCTTTTAAAACCTGTAAAGAAAGAAAAACTTTTTGATTGCTTGGATCGAGCCTTAAAAAAACAGGATAAAGTTAAAGAAGAAAATTTTGTATTTTCCTGCGAAGGCCGCCTTACAAAATTAAAGCAATCTGAAATTGTTTTTATAGAATCTATTTCGCATAATCTAAAAATAAAAACTTTAAAAAGCGAATACATAACAAGGATGAATTTATCGGAGGCGGAAGAAAAGTTAAATTCCAAACTATTTGTAAAAACTCACAGAGCCTTTATCGCAAACCTGATGCACATAAGGCAGCTTCAAAAAGACAAGGCCGTCCTTGCGGATAATACTTTAATTCCGATAAGCCGCAGGGAATATAAAAATGTCAACACCCTCTTTATCGGCTTTTTTACCCAAGGAGAAACATGA
- the fabG gene encoding 3-oxoacyl-[acyl-carrier-protein] reductase produces the protein MLLKGKKALVTGSSRGIGKEVVRRFIEEGAEVWGLCTKPSVSKAEMEAFAKEKGSVFHEIYADCGNAECLTETVKKALEESGGFDILVNNAGITRDGLSFRMKLSDWEDVLRVNLTGVFVASQIVSSDMIRKRAGSIINMTSIVGLHGQGGQVNYSASKAGLIGFTKSLAKETAGRGVRVNAIAPGYIETDMTAAVNEEMRKAWVEGIPLKRAGQPLDIANAAVFLASDLSLYITAQVLGVDGGLGA, from the coding sequence ATGTTATTAAAAGGAAAAAAAGCATTGGTAACAGGCTCTTCGAGAGGAATCGGAAAAGAGGTTGTTAGAAGATTCATTGAAGAGGGAGCCGAAGTTTGGGGTTTATGTACAAAACCTTCTGTAAGCAAGGCAGAAATGGAGGCATTTGCAAAAGAGAAAGGAAGCGTATTTCATGAAATATACGCCGACTGCGGCAATGCGGAATGCCTTACCGAAACGGTAAAAAAAGCCCTCGAAGAATCTGGCGGCTTTGACATACTTGTAAACAACGCAGGTATTACAAGAGACGGCCTTTCATTTAGGATGAAGCTTTCCGACTGGGAAGACGTTTTACGCGTAAACTTAACAGGCGTTTTTGTCGCCTCGCAAATTGTTTCTTCCGATATGATTAGAAAAAGAGCCGGCTCGATTATCAATATGACAAGTATCGTAGGTCTTCACGGTCAAGGAGGACAGGTCAACTATTCCGCAAGCAAGGCAGGACTCATAGGTTTTACAAAGAGCCTTGCAAAAGAAACGGCAGGAAGAGGAGTACGCGTAAACGCCATCGCCCCCGGCTATATTGAAACAGATATGACCGCCGCCGTAAACGAAGAAATGCGGAAGGCATGGGTCGAGGGAATCCCCCTTAAAAGAGCAGGACAGCCCCTAGACATAGCAAACGCCGCAGTCTTCTTGGCTTCGGACTTATCGCTTTATATAACCGCCCAAGTCCTAGGTGTCGACGGCGGACTGGGTGCATAA
- a CDS encoding beta-ketoacyl-ACP synthase III, whose product MAIIIKTTGKAIPKKIMHNSDFPASLDTSDEWIRSHTGIGSRYIASQEDTSASLGAEACKQVLANENLNPQDIDLIICATATAEYQGFPSNACLIQKELGAKNAACFDLSAACSGFLYAIDTAAALMERHGRRYALVCGTEVLSKIIDWQDRSTCVLFGDGAGAALLENTFDNSKKGIGSVILGSDGTGYEALYMADHLKMNGRTVYNFAVGVITETVKSLLQKENINMEDVDLVVCHQANKRILEAAAKRLNTDMSKFACNMENYGNTSAASIPITLDDLRLQGKLTEGTTIITAGFGAGLTWGGAVIRF is encoded by the coding sequence ATGGCTATTATAATAAAAACAACGGGGAAGGCTATCCCCAAAAAAATAATGCACAACAGCGATTTTCCCGCTTCTTTAGATACTTCGGATGAATGGATCAGAAGCCACACAGGGATAGGGAGCCGCTACATAGCTTCCCAAGAAGATACAAGTGCATCCCTCGGTGCCGAGGCCTGTAAGCAGGTCTTGGCAAATGAAAATCTAAATCCTCAGGATATAGACTTAATTATCTGTGCCACCGCCACGGCAGAATACCAAGGCTTTCCGTCGAATGCCTGTCTTATCCAAAAAGAGCTGGGTGCAAAAAATGCGGCATGTTTTGACTTGTCGGCAGCATGTTCAGGCTTTTTATACGCAATAGATACGGCAGCAGCCCTCATGGAAAGGCACGGCCGGCGTTATGCCCTTGTCTGCGGCACCGAAGTTTTAAGCAAAATAATCGATTGGCAAGACCGTTCTACCTGCGTACTATTCGGAGACGGGGCCGGGGCAGCCCTCCTTGAAAACACATTTGATAATTCAAAGAAGGGCATAGGTTCGGTAATTTTGGGTTCTGACGGAACAGGTTATGAAGCTCTTTATATGGCAGACCATCTAAAAATGAACGGAAGAACCGTCTACAATTTTGCAGTCGGCGTTATAACCGAAACCGTAAAAAGCCTTCTTCAAAAAGAAAACATCAATATGGAAGATGTAGACCTGGTTGTATGCCACCAAGCCAACAAGCGTATTTTAGAAGCTGCCGCAAAAAGACTTAACACCGATATGAGCAAATTCGCATGTAATATGGAAAACTACGGAAACACTTCGGCCGCTTCCATTCCGATAACCCTCGATGATTTGAGGCTTCAAGGAAAATTAACTGAAGGAACAACAATAATTACGGCAGGCTTTGGGGCCGGGCTCACTTGGGGCGGAGCCGTAATAAGATTTTAG
- a CDS encoding ABC transporter ATP-binding protein encodes MKTGIKDIIKFSYKTDKVLFTSLILEQIVSSADIFINLYLVKLIINAFVKGKTKEEILFLCLIALISNFVLILIKRFSEETQTNRFRIILYKRDMEINKKTMKLDYEFLEDTDLQLGLTKMREYDNFGNYGIYHVGRHFGAIINSVLTFIFAIIFSINLFTMQSELIPIANWLWNTIFILLFFSFSLISILASKKFNTKMQAMFEKDAVFFNRLLRAYMNINDDYKSGKDARLYNYNLLTSVLKNSNNNVKNFYKRLSHNLFKCNVQTGLMTIFSSLLVYFYAGFKAYYGLIELGDIVQYTGIAVLTADAVTLIIMSISSLYANKDYFKTIFDYLNLSNGKYEGSLPIEKRDDNEYEFEFKNVGFKYPKTSKYVLQNVNLKFKIGQRLAIVGMNGSGKTTLIKLLTRFYDPTDGEILLNGINIQKYDYNEYLDIFSVVFQDFKLFSFMLGQNISASMEYDEKRAEEALTKAGFEKALQKMPQGLKTYLYQDYEEGGIEISGGEAQKIAMARAIYKDSPFIILDEPTAALDPISEFEIYSKFDTIIGNKTAVYISHRLSSCKFCNEIAVFDEGKLVQHGSHDALLQDKEGKYHELWNAQAQYYKEEEIEKLLK; translated from the coding sequence ATGAAAACAGGTATAAAAGATATTATTAAATTTTCTTATAAAACGGATAAGGTTTTATTTACATCCTTGATTTTAGAACAAATTGTAAGTTCAGCCGATATTTTTATAAACCTTTATTTGGTAAAACTCATCATCAATGCTTTTGTAAAGGGTAAAACAAAAGAAGAAATATTATTTCTCTGTCTTATAGCCCTTATAAGTAACTTTGTTTTAATCTTGATAAAAAGATTTTCAGAAGAGACTCAAACTAACAGATTCCGTATCATACTGTATAAAAGGGATATGGAAATAAATAAAAAAACTATGAAACTCGATTACGAATTTTTGGAAGACACTGATCTTCAGTTAGGTCTTACAAAGATGAGAGAATATGACAACTTCGGAAATTACGGTATCTATCATGTAGGCAGGCATTTCGGTGCAATAATAAATTCGGTATTGACTTTTATTTTTGCAATAATTTTTTCCATAAATCTTTTTACGATGCAATCGGAGCTTATTCCTATAGCCAACTGGCTATGGAATACGATTTTTATTCTTTTATTTTTTTCGTTCAGTCTTATTTCAATACTGGCTTCCAAAAAATTTAATACCAAAATGCAGGCAATGTTTGAGAAGGATGCTGTATTTTTTAACAGACTACTTCGTGCATATATGAATATTAACGATGATTACAAATCGGGAAAAGATGCCCGTCTTTATAATTATAATTTACTTACAAGTGTGTTAAAAAATTCCAATAATAATGTGAAAAATTTTTATAAACGGCTGTCTCATAATCTATTTAAGTGCAATGTTCAAACGGGACTGATGACAATTTTTTCTTCTTTGCTTGTATACTTTTATGCAGGATTCAAAGCCTATTACGGTCTTATCGAGTTAGGTGATATTGTTCAGTATACGGGCATTGCAGTACTAACTGCCGATGCCGTAACTCTTATCATCATGTCGATTTCAAGTCTTTATGCCAATAAAGATTATTTTAAGACCATCTTCGATTATCTTAATTTATCGAACGGAAAATACGAAGGCTCTCTTCCGATTGAAAAACGGGATGATAACGAGTATGAGTTTGAATTTAAAAATGTCGGTTTTAAATATCCTAAAACTTCAAAATATGTTCTACAAAATGTGAACTTAAAATTTAAAATAGGCCAAAGGCTTGCCATAGTCGGCATGAATGGCAGTGGAAAAACCACTTTGATAAAACTCCTCACCCGCTTTTATGATCCGACGGATGGCGAAATTTTATTAAACGGTATCAATATCCAAAAGTATGATTATAACGAGTATCTGGATATATTTTCGGTAGTCTTTCAGGATTTTAAACTTTTCTCTTTTATGTTGGGACAAAATATTTCAGCTTCGATGGAATATGATGAAAAAAGAGCGGAAGAAGCCTTAACCAAAGCCGGCTTTGAAAAGGCTTTACAAAAAATGCCGCAAGGTTTAAAAACCTATCTCTATCAAGACTATGAAGAAGGCGGAATCGAAATATCGGGCGGTGAAGCTCAAAAGATTGCGATGGCAAGGGCTATTTACAAGGACTCTCCTTTTATAATACTCGATGAGCCTACCGCTGCCCTCGACCCTATTTCCGAATTTGAAATTTATTCAAAATTTGATACCATAATCGGAAACAAAACAGCCGTTTATATTTCGCACCGTCTTTCTTCATGTAAATTCTGTAATGAAATTGCAGTCTTTGATGAGGGTAAGTTGGTACAGCACGGCTCCCATGATGCTCTTCTTCAAGACAAAGAGGGTAAATATCACGAGCTCTGGAATGCCCAAGCTCAATACTATAAGGAAGAAGAAATTGAAAAGCTGTTAAAATAA